In Thermodesulfobacteriota bacterium, a genomic segment contains:
- a CDS encoding Glu/Leu/Phe/Val dehydrogenase yields the protein MYELFKSPAYDNALKQFDRACDKLDLEDRITKRFRLPQRTLVVSCPVRMDDGDIKVFSGYRVQHNLTLGPCKGGVRYHPDVDMGEVAALAMSMTWKCGIAELPFGGAKGGVAVDPTKLSSHELERLTRRYTAEILPIIGPNKDIPAPDMGTNPQIMSWMMDTYSMTEGYTSPAVVTGKPVIIGGTHGREEATGFGVAYMTEDALKHFGKKRPGMRAAVQGFGNVGSHTALKLSRLGYKIVAASDLFGGIYNPSGLPVEKILKIVGSGGRIQDLPDSDKITNEELLTVDCDILIPAAIGRVITKDNASRLRCEIVIEAANAPTTPEADDILEERGITVVPDVIANAGGLIVSYFEWVQGLQEYYWSSELVFSELKKRMRRIFDKISTYSEEKKVSPRMAALMLGIQQIAAAKKFRGLYP from the coding sequence ATGTACGAATTATTTAAGTCCCCGGCTTACGATAACGCGCTAAAACAATTTGACAGGGCATGCGATAAACTGGATCTGGAAGATCGAATTACAAAACGATTCAGACTGCCACAGCGAACACTGGTAGTGAGCTGTCCAGTAAGAATGGATGATGGAGATATAAAGGTCTTTAGCGGGTATCGAGTTCAACACAACCTCACCTTAGGACCTTGCAAGGGCGGTGTACGCTATCATCCCGATGTAGATATGGGAGAAGTAGCTGCCCTGGCGATGAGTATGACATGGAAATGCGGTATAGCTGAACTTCCTTTCGGAGGGGCTAAAGGTGGTGTAGCCGTTGATCCAACTAAGCTCTCATCTCATGAGCTTGAACGGCTTACAAGAAGGTACACCGCCGAGATACTCCCTATAATTGGCCCAAATAAAGACATACCTGCTCCGGATATGGGGACTAATCCTCAAATAATGTCATGGATGATGGATACGTATAGCATGACGGAGGGATATACCTCCCCAGCAGTAGTCACCGGAAAACCCGTGATAATTGGAGGTACACACGGTCGGGAAGAGGCCACAGGCTTTGGCGTTGCTTATATGACAGAGGATGCATTAAAACATTTTGGCAAAAAACGCCCCGGGATGCGAGCGGCGGTACAGGGATTTGGTAATGTAGGATCTCACACTGCCCTGAAGTTATCAAGATTAGGTTATAAAATCGTTGCAGCAAGCGATTTATTTGGAGGAATTTACAACCCTTCGGGCCTTCCAGTTGAAAAAATTCTCAAGATTGTTGGGAGTGGAGGGAGAATACAGGATTTGCCGGATTCCGATAAAATCACAAACGAAGAGCTACTAACCGTGGATTGCGACATCCTGATTCCTGCCGCAATTGGCAGAGTAATCACCAAAGATAACGCCTCAAGGTTAAGATGTGAGATTGTCATAGAAGCAGCTAACGCGCCTACAACCCCCGAAGCCGACGATATTCTTGAGGAAAGAGGAATTACAGTTGTACCCGATGTCATTGCCAATGCCGGTGGGTTAATTGTGTCATATTTTGAGTGGGTACAGGGACTGCAAGAATACTACTGGTCTAGTGAACTCGTTTTTTCAGAGCTTAAGAAGCGAATGCGTAGAATATTTGATAAAATATCGACTTATTCTGAAGAAAAGAAGGTTTCTCCTAGAATGGCGGCTCTTATGCTTGGCATACAACAGATAGCCGCCGCGAAGAAATTCAGGGGATTATACCCCTAG
- the thiD gene encoding bifunctional hydroxymethylpyrimidine kinase/phosphomethylpyrimidine kinase — translation MSKIIPRALTIAGSDSGGGAGIQADLKTFTALNVYGMSVITSITAQNTQSVMGISDISPDFVGLQIDAVVGDLGVDSVKTGMLSNQLIVLLVAKKIKQYGIEKLVVDPVMRAKSGDSLLKKEAEAAIRDELLPLAYIVTPNIPEAEMLSGIRVRSVEDMKQAAEKIKALGPKNVLVKGGHLDWTKEAIDVLFDGNEFHKYRAPRINTKNTHGTGCTYSAAICAGLAKGFQVLDAVEDAKEYVTQAIRNSFNLGKGHGPLNHFWKSQ, via the coding sequence ATGAGCAAAATCATACCGAGGGCGCTCACGATTGCAGGATCGGATTCAGGCGGAGGAGCTGGAATTCAGGCGGATCTTAAAACATTCACCGCACTTAATGTGTATGGGATGTCCGTTATTACTTCTATCACGGCTCAAAATACACAGTCTGTAATGGGTATAAGTGACATATCTCCTGATTTTGTGGGACTCCAGATTGACGCAGTCGTTGGTGATCTCGGAGTTGACTCTGTAAAAACCGGCATGCTATCAAATCAACTTATAGTTCTCTTGGTTGCTAAGAAAATTAAACAATATGGAATTGAAAAACTGGTCGTAGATCCGGTTATGAGGGCAAAAAGTGGAGATTCACTGTTAAAGAAAGAGGCAGAAGCTGCGATAAGAGATGAGTTACTCCCTCTCGCATATATAGTTACGCCTAATATACCCGAGGCTGAGATGCTGTCGGGTATAAGAGTTAGATCGGTAGAAGATATGAAGCAGGCAGCAGAAAAAATAAAGGCTCTGGGCCCGAAAAATGTGCTCGTAAAGGGGGGACACCTCGATTGGACCAAGGAAGCGATCGACGTTTTATTTGATGGTAATGAGTTTCATAAGTATAGAGCTCCAAGGATCAACACAAAAAACACCCATGGTACAGGCTGCACTTATTCAGCGGCAATCTGTGCCGGACTTGCAAAAGGTTTTCAGGTATTAGATGCTGTTGAAGACGCGAAAGAATACGTTACTCAGGCCATAAGAAATTCCTTCAACTTGGGTAAGGGCCACGGCCCTCTTAACCATTTTTGGAAATCTCAATAA
- the folD gene encoding bifunctional methylenetetrahydrofolate dehydrogenase/methenyltetrahydrofolate cyclohydrolase FolD, producing the protein MAELIDGKKVSQHIREEVAREVEKLKNETGTTPGLAAVLVGDNPASEIYVRNKRKACGEVGIYSEEYKLPKETSETELLSLVEKLNNDVKIHGILVQLPLPEQINSTKILRSVSPSKDVDGFHPENVGLLVEGNPRFISCTPNGIMKMLDFYNIEIKGKEAVVVGRSNIVGKPTAILLLHRHATVTICHSRTIRLDEVTRRADILVAAIGRPNFITEDMVKEGVVVIDVGINRNKDGKLIGDVDFERVKEKASYITPVPGGVGPMTIAMLLWNTLESAKMLAGKAR; encoded by the coding sequence ATGGCCGAGTTAATTGACGGTAAAAAAGTATCCCAGCATATCAGGGAAGAAGTGGCTAGAGAAGTAGAGAAACTTAAAAATGAAACTGGAACAACTCCAGGACTTGCGGCGGTACTGGTTGGCGATAATCCAGCGTCTGAAATTTACGTAAGAAATAAAAGAAAAGCCTGCGGGGAAGTTGGGATTTATTCAGAAGAATATAAACTTCCCAAAGAAACTTCTGAAACCGAACTTTTGTCACTTGTCGAGAAACTAAATAATGACGTGAAAATTCATGGGATACTGGTTCAGCTTCCCCTGCCAGAGCAGATTAATAGTACAAAGATTCTCAGATCTGTTTCTCCCTCAAAAGACGTCGATGGTTTTCATCCGGAAAACGTGGGATTGCTTGTTGAAGGAAATCCAAGATTCATATCGTGTACACCAAACGGAATAATGAAAATGCTTGACTTTTATAATATTGAAATCAAGGGAAAAGAAGCAGTGGTAGTGGGGAGAAGTAACATTGTTGGAAAACCTACAGCGATACTCTTGCTGCACCGGCATGCTACAGTAACAATCTGTCATTCTAGAACAATCCGACTCGATGAAGTCACACGCAGAGCCGACATCTTAGTTGCAGCAATAGGACGACCTAATTTTATCACCGAAGATATGGTGAAGGAGGGAGTCGTCGTCATCGATGTTGGTATAAATCGTAACAAAGATGGAAAACTTATTGGTGATGTTGATTTTGAAAGGGTGAAGGAAAAAGCATCATATATAACCCCGGTCCCCGGTGGAGTTGGCCCTATGACAATCGCTATGCTGCTGTGGAACACCTTAGAATCCGCAAAAATGCTAGCAGGGAAAGCAAGATGA